The DNA sequence CTCTTTGTCATCGCCCTCCTCCGCTCTCCTGAGCCCTCCTCCGTTCTCTTCGCGCCGCCTCCCGGCCTCGTCCGGGATGAGCGCCCGATCGTGTGAGTGACCGATCGTGTGTCCGATTCTCTGTGCGAGTGGCATCTCCCTCATTTCCCTTGGTGCAAATGGCTTCAAAAGCATGCACACCGGATGACCGGCACCTGGCTGTCGCCCCCTCGGCGTGTAAGTTCCGGGGCCGAGAGCATTGGAAGGGACCAATCCGGTGAACAAGAAGCTCGCAGCCGCACTGTCCGGCGGTGCGGTACTCGTACTGACGCTGTCGGGCTGCAGCGACGACAGCGACAACAAGGTCAACGACTGGGCCAAGAAGGTCTGCGACCAGGTTCAGCCGCAACTGCAGAAGATCGCCAACGCCAACGCCTCCATCCAGCAGCAGACCGCGGACAACAGCAAGCCCGCCGATGTCCAGAAGACCGACTCGGCCGCCTTCCAGCAGATCTCCCAGGCATACAAGTCGCTGGGCGCCGCCGTGGACTCGGCCGGCCCGCCGCCGGTCGACGACGGTGAGACCACGCAGAAGGAAGCGGTGAAGGAGCTCAACGCCTCCTCCAAGGCGTACGCCGACCTCAAGACCGAGGTCGACGCGCTCGACACCAAGGACCAGGCGAAGTTCGCCGACGGACTGAAGGGCATCGCCGACGAGCTGAACAAGATCAGCACCAGCGGTGACCAGGCTCTGAAGAAGCTCCAGTCCGGCGAGGTCGGCGTCGCGATGTCGAAGCAGAAGGGCTGCCAGAAGCCGACTGCCTCGACCGGCCCCTCCGGCTCCGGGGCGGCCGGCTCCGACGAGGCCCCGGAGGGCACGGCCTCCGACAAGAAGGACTCGACGGAGAAGGACCCGACGGAGAAGGAGTCCACGGACAAGGACTCCTCGGAGAAGGATTCCGCGGAGAAGGATTCCGCGGAGAAGAAGGACTGAGCGCCGTTCTCCCGGCCCGGACACCCGGTGGGTGTCCGGGCCGCTGCCGTTGTCGGTGGGAGCGGACACAATGGGTGGGTGAGTAAGAGCAGCCTTCCCGCACCCGTCCACGCCGCCGCCCTCCGTGAGGCCCTGCTCGCCGCGGACTTCACCGCGGACGGGCTCCTCGACCGCCTCGGCGCGCCCGCCTATGCCGCCCTCGCCCGCAGCGAGACGGTCCCCGCCCTGCGGGCCACCCGGGGCGACGCCCCGCTCGACACGCTGGTGCGGCTCTTCCTTCTGCAGCGTCCCGTCGCCGAGGAGCGGGCCCGTGCCGCCCTGCCGCTCGCCGAGTGCGTCGCGGACGGCTGGGTGAGCCATGCCGACGGGACGGTCCGCGCGTGCGTCGACGTCCGGCCGTACGGGGGGCCGGACGGCGAGGACTGGTTCATCGTGTCCGACCTCGGATGCGCGGTCGGCGGTGCGGGCGGGATCGGCTCGCGCGAGGAGGGCGTCGTCCTCGGGGTCGGCGGGGCCTCCACCACCCTCGCCGGGATCACCGTCCGGGCACCGGTCGCCTCGGCACTCGACCTCGGTACGGGCTCCGGCATCCAGGCGCTGCACGCCGCCCAGCACGCGACCCGGGTCACCGCCACCGACCTCAACCCCCGTGCCCTGGAGTTCACCCGGCTCACCCTCGCCCTGTCCGGCGCCGCCCCCGCCGACCTGCGCGAAGGCTCCCTCTTCGAGCCGGTGGGCTCCGACACGTTCGACCTGATCGTCTCCAACCCGCCCTTCGTCATCTCGCCCGCCGCCCGCCTCACCTACCGGGACGGCGGCATGGGCGGCGACGACCTGTGCCGGGCGCTGGTGCAGCAGTCCGGCGACCACCTGAACGAGGGGGGTTACGCCCAGTTCCTCGCCAACTGGCAGCACGTGGAGGGCGAGGAGTGGCAGGACCGGCTGCGTTCCTGGGTGCCGTCCGGCTGTGACGCCTGGATCGTCCAGCGTGAGGTCCAGGACGTCACGCAGTACGCCGAGCTGTGGCTGCGCGACAGCGGCGACCACCGCGGCGACCCCGCCGCGTACGCCGAGCGGTACGAGGCGTGGCTCGACGCGTTCGAGGCGCGGGGCGCCACGGCCGTCGGATTCGGCTGGATCACCCTGCGCAAATCGGCCGCCGCGGCGGCCGGGAACCCCTCGATCGTCGTCGAGGAATGGCCGCACGCGGTGCAGCAGCCGCTCGGGCAGGCCGTACAGGAGCACTTCGCCCGCCAGGACTACCTCCGCGACCAGGACGACGCGGCGCTGCTCGCCGGACACTTCGTCCTCGCCGCCGAGGTGGTGCAGGAGCAGGTCGGCCTGCCGGGCGCGGAGGATCCCGAGCATGTGGTGCTGCGTCAGCACCACGGCATGATGCGGGCGACCAAGGTCGACGCGGTGGCGGCCGGGTTCGCGGGCGTGTGCGACGGCTCGCTGCCCGCGGGGCGGATCCTGGACGCCATCGCACAGTTGATGGCGGAAGATCCGGTGCTCCTGCGTGACCGCACCCCGCAGGCGATCCGGCTGCTGGTCGAGGAGGGCTTCCTGGAGCCGGCGCCCGACGTCGTACCGCGGGGCCGGTAGACCGCCGAGTGCGCGGAGGTACGGCGACCGGCGACCTGGAGTCCGTGCCCTGCGACCGTGACCGTGACCGCCTTCCGGTACGGAGTGGGGAGGCTCCCCGGTCGGGCGGTGTCGTCCCTGTCGCCAGTGCGTTCCGGATCGGCGCGCTCTCCGGTGCGCCCGGGCCGCGCATTCCGGTCGTGTACGGCCGCCGCGTGCTCCGTATGCGGCCGATGGTGTTCCGCTGGGCGGCGGGAGAGTGCTGTTCATCCCG is a window from the Streptomyces sp. MMBL 11-1 genome containing:
- a CDS encoding small secreted protein gives rise to the protein MNKKLAAALSGGAVLVLTLSGCSDDSDNKVNDWAKKVCDQVQPQLQKIANANASIQQQTADNSKPADVQKTDSAAFQQISQAYKSLGAAVDSAGPPPVDDGETTQKEAVKELNASSKAYADLKTEVDALDTKDQAKFADGLKGIADELNKISTSGDQALKKLQSGEVGVAMSKQKGCQKPTASTGPSGSGAAGSDEAPEGTASDKKDSTEKDPTEKESTDKDSSEKDSAEKDSAEKKD
- a CDS encoding class I SAM-dependent methyltransferase, whose product is MSKSSLPAPVHAAALREALLAADFTADGLLDRLGAPAYAALARSETVPALRATRGDAPLDTLVRLFLLQRPVAEERARAALPLAECVADGWVSHADGTVRACVDVRPYGGPDGEDWFIVSDLGCAVGGAGGIGSREEGVVLGVGGASTTLAGITVRAPVASALDLGTGSGIQALHAAQHATRVTATDLNPRALEFTRLTLALSGAAPADLREGSLFEPVGSDTFDLIVSNPPFVISPAARLTYRDGGMGGDDLCRALVQQSGDHLNEGGYAQFLANWQHVEGEEWQDRLRSWVPSGCDAWIVQREVQDVTQYAELWLRDSGDHRGDPAAYAERYEAWLDAFEARGATAVGFGWITLRKSAAAAAGNPSIVVEEWPHAVQQPLGQAVQEHFARQDYLRDQDDAALLAGHFVLAAEVVQEQVGLPGAEDPEHVVLRQHHGMMRATKVDAVAAGFAGVCDGSLPAGRILDAIAQLMAEDPVLLRDRTPQAIRLLVEEGFLEPAPDVVPRGR